Proteins from one Triticum aestivum cultivar Chinese Spring chromosome 7A, IWGSC CS RefSeq v2.1, whole genome shotgun sequence genomic window:
- the LOC123151291 gene encoding disease resistance RPP13-like protein 4, translated as MAMVLDAFASYIADTIKQMAADEVGMLLGVTGEIDSLKDKLESLRDYLADAERKRITDRRVQGWVTKLKGVMYEASNILDLCELKAMGRRDAAPASCCNPLLFCLRHPRFAHDIGSRIRKLNKRLDNICKLGAAFSFIKLETYQDYRTGRPSAADRKTDPVLERSAVVGEKIEDDTRTLVEELTKDNDGIMVVAIVGVGGIGKTTLAKKVFNHEEIQHKFDKKMWPQDFSEVELLRSAITAADGKLPATQDKSMLVPALLNAVRNQKFLLVLDDMWTDRAWTSLLNRPFSYGAPGSRIVITTRNDTVARGTRAREPYHRIDKLGPDDAWSLLKKQVVSGDEDGPDIDMLKDIGLQVVEKCDGLPLAVKVMGGVLRQKGSNAMTGRWF; from the exons ATGGCCATGGTGCTGGACGCCTTCGCGTCCTACATCGCCGACACGATCAAGCAGATGGCGGCAGACGAGGTGGGGATGCTGCTCGGCGTCACGGGGGAGATCGACAGCCTGAAGGACAAGCTGGAGAGCCTCAGGGATTACCTCGCCGATGCCGAGAGGAAGCGCATCACTGACCGGAGGGTGCAGGGGTGGGTCACGAAGCTCAAGGGTGTCATGTACGAGGCGAGCAACATCCTCGACCTCTGCGAGCTCAAGGCCATGGGTCGGCGGGACGCAGCACCCGCATCCTGCTGCAACCCTCTGCTCTTCTGCTTGCGGCACCCCAGATTCGCCCATGACATTGGCAGCCGCATCAGGAAGCTCAACAAGAGGCTGGACAACATCTGCAAGCTGGGTGCTGCCTTCAGCTTCATCAAGCTGGAGACCTACCAGGACTACAGGACCGGCCGACCTTCTGCGGCTGACCGGAAGACGGATCCGGTTTTGGAGCGCTCGGCCGTAGTAGGGGAGAAGATTGAAGATGATACAAGAACACTGGTTGAGGAGCTGACAAAGGATAACGATGGTATCATGGTGGTCGCCATCGTTGGTGTCGGCGGGATTGGGAAGACCACCCTTGCCAAGAAGGTCTTCAACCATGAGGAAATTCAACACAAGTTTGACAAGAAGATGTGGCCACAGGACTTCAGCGAGGTTGAGCTACTAAGATCGGCCATCACTGCCGCTGATGGAAAACTCCCTGCAACTCAAGACAAATCTATGCTTGTGCCGGCCCTTCTCAACGCCGTCAGAAATCAGAAGTTTCTTCTGGTTTTGGATGACATGTGGACTGATAGAGCATGGACCTCCTTGCTCAATCGTCCCTTCAGCTATGGTGCCCCTGGTAGCCGGATTGTCATCACCACTAGAAATGATACTGTTGCCCGAGGCACGAGAGCCAGAGAGCCCTACCACCGCATTGACAAATTAGGGCCTGATGATGCCTGGTCATTGCTCAAGAAACAG GTAGTCTCGGGCGATGAAGATGGACCTGATATCGATATGCTTAAGGATATTGGACTGCAAGTGGTTGAAAAATGTGATGGTTTGCCTCTTGCTGTCAAAGTAATGGGAGGAGTTTTGCGTCAGAAGGGAAGCAACGCCATGACTGGGAGATGGTTCTGA